Proteins encoded by one window of Pseudomonas sp. PSKL.D1:
- the prmB gene encoding 50S ribosomal protein L3 N(5)-glutamine methyltransferase, producing MITSRLRTLRDHIRWAVSRFHEHELFFGHGADNAWDEARLLVLGAVHLPWEVADSYLDCQLEDDERVRLQHLLKRRIEDRVPTAYLLGEAWFCGMSFIVDERVLVPRSPIGELIEKRFEPWLGAEPARILDLCTGSGCIGIVAAEVFQEAEVVLADLSFEALEVANQNIERHGLEERVYTVQGDGFAGLPGQRFDLILSNPPYVDAEDFGDMPAEYHHEPEMGLACGNDGLDLVRRMLAEAADHLTDKGLLIVEVGNSQVHVEALYPEVDFAWLEFERGGHGVFMLTAEQCRQHQELFKARV from the coding sequence GTGATCACATCCCGTCTGCGCACCTTGCGCGACCATATCCGCTGGGCGGTCAGCCGCTTCCACGAGCACGAGCTGTTTTTTGGCCACGGTGCCGACAATGCCTGGGACGAAGCCCGCCTGCTGGTGCTGGGTGCGGTGCACCTGCCATGGGAGGTGGCCGACAGCTACCTGGACTGCCAGCTCGAAGACGACGAGCGCGTGCGCCTGCAGCACCTGCTAAAACGCCGCATCGAAGACCGCGTGCCCACTGCGTACCTGCTGGGCGAGGCGTGGTTCTGCGGCATGTCGTTCATCGTGGACGAACGCGTGCTGGTGCCGCGCTCGCCGATTGGCGAGCTGATCGAGAAACGCTTCGAGCCGTGGCTGGGTGCCGAGCCTGCGCGCATTCTGGACCTGTGCACCGGTTCGGGTTGCATTGGCATCGTCGCGGCCGAAGTGTTCCAGGAGGCTGAAGTGGTGCTGGCGGACCTGTCGTTCGAGGCGCTTGAAGTTGCCAACCAGAACATCGAGCGCCATGGCCTTGAAGAACGCGTGTACACCGTGCAGGGCGATGGTTTTGCCGGTTTGCCGGGGCAGCGGTTCGATTTGATCCTGTCCAACCCGCCGTATGTGGATGCCGAAGACTTCGGCGACATGCCGGCCGAGTACCACCACGAGCCGGAAATGGGCCTGGCTTGCGGCAACGACGGCCTGGACCTGGTGCGGCGCATGCTGGCCGAAGCGGCCGACCACCTGACCGACAAGGGCTTGCTGATTGTTGAAGTGGGCAACAGCCAGGTGCACGTTGAGGCGTTGTACCCGGAAGTGGACTTTGCCTGGCTGGAGTTCGAGCGCGGCGGGCACGGGGTGTTCATGCTGACGGCCGAGCAGTGCCGGCAGCATCAGGAATTGTTCAAGGCCAGGGTGTGA